One region of Mycolicibacterium rhodesiae NBB3 genomic DNA includes:
- the lgt gene encoding prolipoprotein diacylglyceryl transferase yields MTTTVLASFPSPSQGVWYLGPVPIRAYALCIIAGIVVALIIGDRRWAARGGERGVIYDIALWAVPFGLIGGRLYHVITDWPKYFGEGGAGFVGALRIWDGGLGIWGAVALGGVGAWLACRQRGIPLPAFGDAIAPGIVLAQAIGRLGNYFNQELYGRPTDVPWALEIYDRQNAAGVVSPDLANGVSTGQVFATVHPTFLYELLWNVLIFAVLILVDRRFKIGHGRLFALYVAGYCLGRFWIELLRSDHATLIADIRVNSFTSTFVFIGAVVYIMVAPKGREDPATLKGKPREESLIDEVADELVAVAATSGVVAAAKAAGDDEDEDAGGADTRTDDELEEPDDDSAKPESAAIAEMLAAAAAEESVDLDEADSEDVVKADESEDADAEDFEPDELEEEAETDADAVGGVGAVEGEDAVAAQEGAAEAHEAAVEGADEAEGADEEVAAEDADEAETDADAVGGVGAVEGEDAVAAQEGAAEAHEAAVEGAEDAEEAAEEVATEESEAADAEEPDDADAEAEPDADAVGGVGAVEGEDAVAAQQGALEAHEAAVEGAEDAEEAAVEVASEEPEDVDAGTEPDAGDADAVGVVGAVEGEDAVEAAAEEPDDADAEAEPDADAVGGVGAVEGEDAVAAQEGAAEAHEAAVEGAEDAEEAAVEVASEEPDDADAEAEPDGDAVGGVGAVEGEDAVEGTEAETEAAEDPAEDSPEEVADSVGGEPAEEDEDKSDVKPADSDAPVSDTAATVVRPKAEPPAAAQPEERGGRLRRIFRRRNR; encoded by the coding sequence GTGACGACAACAGTGCTCGCCTCCTTTCCGAGTCCCTCGCAAGGCGTGTGGTACCTCGGTCCGGTACCGATTCGCGCGTATGCGTTGTGCATCATCGCCGGCATCGTCGTGGCATTGATCATCGGCGACCGGCGCTGGGCAGCCAGGGGCGGTGAACGCGGCGTCATCTACGACATCGCGCTGTGGGCCGTGCCTTTCGGTCTGATCGGCGGGCGGCTGTACCACGTCATCACGGACTGGCCGAAGTACTTCGGCGAAGGCGGTGCCGGATTTGTCGGGGCGCTGCGGATCTGGGACGGCGGACTGGGCATCTGGGGTGCAGTGGCGCTCGGCGGAGTGGGTGCGTGGCTCGCCTGTCGACAGCGCGGTATCCCGCTGCCCGCATTCGGCGATGCGATCGCGCCGGGAATCGTTCTGGCGCAAGCGATCGGCCGGTTGGGCAACTACTTCAACCAGGAGTTGTACGGCCGTCCGACAGATGTGCCCTGGGCTCTGGAGATCTACGATCGCCAGAACGCCGCCGGTGTTGTGAGCCCGGACCTGGCCAACGGTGTGTCGACGGGCCAGGTATTCGCAACCGTTCATCCGACATTTCTGTACGAATTGCTCTGGAATGTCCTGATTTTCGCAGTACTGATCTTGGTCGATCGGCGATTCAAGATCGGCCACGGACGCCTGTTCGCTCTCTATGTCGCCGGCTATTGCCTGGGGCGGTTCTGGATCGAGTTGCTGCGCAGCGACCACGCGACGCTGATCGCCGATATCAGGGTCAACTCCTTTACATCAACCTTCGTGTTCATCGGCGCCGTCGTGTACATCATGGTGGCGCCCAAGGGTCGCGAGGATCCAGCGACGCTCAAGGGCAAGCCGCGCGAGGAGTCGCTCATCGACGAGGTCGCCGACGAACTCGTCGCGGTCGCTGCGACATCGGGTGTGGTGGCCGCGGCCAAGGCGGCAGGTGACGACGAAGATGAGGATGCGGGGGGCGCGGACACGCGCACTGATGACGAGCTCGAAGAGCCGGACGATGACTCGGCCAAGCCGGAATCCGCCGCCATTGCTGAAATGCTCGCCGCGGCGGCGGCGGAGGAGTCGGTCGATCTCGATGAAGCTGATTCCGAAGATGTCGTGAAGGCGGACGAGTCTGAGGACGCGGATGCCGAAGACTTCGAACCTGACGAACTCGAAGAAGAAGCTGAAACCGACGCTGACGCTGTCGGCGGTGTGGGCGCTGTCGAGGGTGAAGACGCCGTCGCGGCCCAGGAGGGTGCTGCAGAAGCGCACGAGGCCGCCGTCGAAGGCGCCGACGAGGCCGAAGGTGCCGACGAAGAGGTCGCCGCGGAAGACGCCGATGAAGCTGAAACCGACGCTGACGCTGTCGGTGGTGTGGGTGCTGTCGAGGGTGAAGACGCCGTCGCGGCCCAGGAGGGCGCCGCAGAAGCGCACGAGGCCGCCGTCGAAGGCGCCGAGGACGCTGAAGAAGCCGCCGAAGAGGTTGCCACAGAAGAATCCGAAGCTGCTGACGCTGAAGAACCCGACGACGCGGACGCTGAAGCCGAACCCGACGCTGACGCCGTCGGCGGTGTGGGTGCTGTCGAGGGTGAAGACGCCGTCGCGGCCCAACAAGGTGCCCTAGAAGCGCACGAGGCCGCCGTCGAAGGCGCCGAGGACGCTGAAGAAGCTGCCGTAGAGGTTGCGTCCGAAGAGCCTGAAGACGTTGACGCTGGAACCGAACCCGACGCCGGGGATGCTGATGCTGTCGGTGTAGTCGGTGCTGTCGAGGGTGAAGACGCCGTCGAAGCCGCAGCCGAAGAACCCGATGACGCGGACGCTGAGGCCGAACCCGACGCTGACGCTGTCGGCGGTGTGGGCGCTGTCGAGGGCGAAGACGCTGTCGCGGCGCAAGAGGGTGCTGCAGAAGCGCACGAGGCCGCCGTCGAAGGTGCCGAGGACGCTGAAGAAGCTGCCGTAGAGGTTGCGTCCGAAGAACCCGATGACGCGGACGCTGAGGCCGAACCCGACGGTGACGCTGTCGGCGGTGTGGGCGCTGTCGAGGGCGAAGACGCCGTCGAAGGTACCGAGGCCGAGACCGAGGCCGCCGAAGATCCAGCCGAAGATTCCCCCGAAGAAGTCGCTGACTCGGTCGGCGGTGAGCCTGCCGAAGAGGATGAGGACAAGTCGGACGTGAAGCCTGCGGACTCCGACGCTCCGGTCTCCGATACCGCGGCCACGGTGGTGCGTCCGAAGGCCGAACCGCCCGCCGCCGCTCAGCCAGAGGAGCGTGGCGGTCGACTTCGCCGGATATTCCGACGCCGGAATCGCTGA
- the trpA gene encoding tryptophan synthase subunit alpha, which produces MSRLAEMFDTCRAENRAALIGYLPTGFPDIPISISAMTALVESGCDLVEVGIPYSDPGMDGPTIAAATEVALRGGVRVRDTLTAVEAISNAGGRAVVMTYWNVVLHWGVDAFARDLATAGGLGMITPDLIPDEASEWIEVAEAHNLDRIFLVAPSSTPERLASTVEASRGFVYAASTMGVTGARDAVSTAAPELVSRVRAVSDIPVGVGLGVRSREQAAEIGAFADGVIVGSALVSALQDGVDAVRTLTAELADGVRQRITA; this is translated from the coding sequence GTGAGCCGGTTGGCGGAAATGTTCGACACCTGCCGGGCCGAGAACCGTGCGGCGCTGATCGGCTACCTGCCGACCGGTTTTCCCGATATACCGATCTCGATTTCGGCGATGACTGCGTTGGTCGAATCCGGCTGCGACCTCGTCGAGGTGGGCATACCGTATTCGGACCCCGGTATGGATGGACCGACGATCGCGGCGGCCACGGAAGTGGCACTCCGGGGCGGCGTGCGGGTGCGTGACACGTTGACAGCCGTCGAGGCGATCAGCAACGCGGGTGGCCGCGCCGTGGTCATGACGTACTGGAATGTGGTGCTGCACTGGGGCGTCGACGCCTTTGCGCGCGACCTGGCAACGGCCGGTGGTCTGGGGATGATCACGCCGGATCTGATACCCGACGAGGCGTCGGAGTGGATCGAGGTCGCGGAGGCCCACAACCTGGATCGCATCTTCCTGGTCGCGCCGTCGTCTACCCCGGAAAGGCTGGCGTCGACGGTCGAGGCATCGCGCGGGTTCGTGTACGCCGCATCGACAATGGGCGTGACGGGCGCGCGAGATGCCGTGTCGACGGCCGCGCCGGAACTGGTCAGCCGGGTCAGGGCGGTGTCCGACATACCGGTCGGTGTGGGACTCGGCGTGCGCTCGCGTGAGCAGGCCGCTGAGATCGGCGCCTTCGCGGACGGAGTGATTGTGGGGTCGGCTTTGGTGTCGGCATTGCAGGACGGAGTGGACGCGGTGCGAACGCTGACCGCTGAACTCGCCGATGGCGTGCGTCAGAGGATTACCGCGTGA
- the trpB gene encoding tryptophan synthase subunit beta has protein sequence MADLAGPELPRSSAAVAEPTIHDPDERGHFGAYGGRFVPEALMAVIEEVTAAYDKARGDQTFLDELDRLQRHYTGRPSPMYEASRLSEHAGGARIFLKREDLNHTGSHKINNVLGQALLARQMGKSRVIAETGAGQHGVATATACALLGLECIVYMGAVDTARQALNVARMRLLGAEVVSVESGSKTLKDAINEAFRDWVTNADNTYYCFGTAAGPHPFPTMVRDFQRVIGLEARAQIQAQAGRLPDAVTACVGGGSNAIGIFHAFIDDPGTRLIGYEAAGDGVETGRHAATFAGGTPGAFQGSFSYLLQDDDGQTIESHSISAGLDYPGVGPEHAYLKDIGRAEYRPITDTEAMDAFGLLCRTEGIIPAIESAHAVAGALKLGSELGRDAIIVVNLSGRGDKDVETAAKWFGLMDGDS, from the coding sequence ATGGCCGACCTAGCCGGGCCGGAGTTGCCGCGTTCCAGTGCGGCCGTCGCCGAACCCACCATTCACGATCCCGACGAGCGTGGCCATTTCGGAGCCTACGGCGGACGATTCGTGCCCGAGGCGCTCATGGCGGTGATCGAGGAGGTCACCGCCGCCTATGACAAAGCCAGGGGCGATCAGACATTTCTCGATGAACTGGACCGTCTGCAACGCCACTACACCGGTCGCCCGTCACCGATGTATGAGGCATCGAGGCTTTCAGAACATGCGGGCGGAGCACGAATCTTCCTGAAACGAGAAGACCTTAACCACACCGGATCTCACAAGATCAACAACGTTCTCGGGCAGGCTCTGCTGGCGCGGCAGATGGGCAAGTCACGCGTCATCGCCGAGACGGGTGCGGGCCAGCATGGTGTGGCGACCGCGACGGCGTGCGCGCTGCTGGGCCTGGAGTGCATTGTCTACATGGGGGCGGTCGACACCGCGCGTCAGGCCTTGAATGTTGCGCGGATGCGCCTACTCGGTGCAGAGGTGGTGTCCGTCGAGTCCGGCTCGAAGACGTTGAAGGACGCGATCAACGAAGCCTTCCGCGACTGGGTCACCAACGCCGACAACACCTACTACTGCTTTGGTACCGCCGCTGGGCCCCATCCGTTTCCCACTATGGTGCGCGACTTCCAGCGAGTGATCGGGCTCGAGGCGCGCGCGCAGATCCAGGCGCAAGCCGGCCGACTGCCGGATGCGGTGACCGCATGCGTAGGTGGCGGATCGAACGCGATCGGCATCTTCCACGCTTTCATCGATGATCCCGGCACCCGCCTCATCGGCTACGAAGCAGCGGGCGATGGCGTTGAAACTGGCCGTCACGCAGCGACTTTCGCGGGTGGAACTCCTGGGGCGTTCCAGGGTTCGTTCTCGTACCTGCTTCAGGACGACGACGGGCAGACGATTGAATCCCATTCGATCTCAGCTGGTTTGGACTATCCCGGCGTCGGGCCGGAACACGCGTACCTGAAAGACATCGGCCGCGCTGAGTACAGGCCGATCACCGACACCGAGGCGATGGATGCGTTCGGATTGTTGTGCCGGACCGAGGGAATCATCCCGGCCATCGAATCGGCGCACGCCGTAGCGGGTGCGCTGAAGCTGGGTTCCGAGCTCGGCCGTGACGCGATCATCGTGGTCAATCTGTCGGGGCGCGGTGACAAGGACGTCGAGACAGCGGCCAAGTGGTTCGGGTTGATGGACGGTGACTCGTGA
- the trpC gene encoding indole-3-glycerol phosphate synthase TrpC, which produces MSSATVLDTIIEGVRADVAAREAAVPLAEIKEKAKAARSPLDVLAALREPGIGVIAEVKRASPSRGELADISDPAKLARAYEDGGARIISVLTEERRFNGSLADLDAVRAAVSIPVLRKDFIVGPYQIHEARAHGADMLLLIVAALEQQALESMLDRTESLGMTALVEVHTEEEADRALQAGAKVIGVNARDLKTLDVDRDCFARIAPGLPSGVIRIAESGVRGTADLLAYAGAGADAVLVGEGLVTSGDPRGAVADLVTAGTHPSCPKPSR; this is translated from the coding sequence ATGAGTTCGGCAACCGTGCTCGACACCATCATTGAAGGTGTCCGCGCCGATGTCGCAGCTCGTGAGGCGGCTGTCCCACTCGCCGAGATCAAGGAAAAGGCCAAAGCCGCGCGGTCACCGCTGGACGTGTTGGCGGCCCTTCGGGAGCCCGGCATCGGTGTGATCGCAGAAGTGAAGCGAGCCAGCCCTTCGCGCGGAGAACTGGCCGACATTTCCGATCCGGCCAAGCTGGCCCGCGCGTACGAGGACGGGGGCGCGCGCATCATCAGCGTGCTCACCGAAGAACGCCGTTTCAACGGTTCGCTGGCGGATCTCGACGCCGTGCGGGCCGCGGTGTCAATCCCGGTGTTGCGCAAGGACTTCATTGTCGGCCCGTATCAGATCCACGAGGCGCGCGCCCACGGCGCGGACATGCTGCTGCTGATTGTCGCAGCGCTCGAACAGCAGGCGTTGGAGTCGATGCTCGATCGAACCGAATCTCTCGGTATGACCGCGCTTGTCGAGGTGCATACCGAGGAGGAAGCGGACCGGGCGCTGCAGGCCGGTGCGAAGGTGATAGGTGTCAACGCGCGAGACCTCAAGACATTGGACGTCGACCGGGACTGTTTCGCGCGCATCGCTCCTGGTCTTCCCAGCGGTGTCATCAGGATCGCGGAGTCGGGTGTGCGCGGCACGGCCGACCTACTCGCGTACGCCGGAGCGGGCGCTGACGCCGTGCTCGTCGGCGAGGGACTCGTCACCAGTGGTGACCCCCGCGGCGCCGTTGCCGATCTCGTCACTGCAGGCACGCATCCGTCCTGCCCGAAACCCTCACGTTGA
- a CDS encoding TIGR02234 family membrane protein: MIRIAQLGLVLAAAALWGASRMTWVNVTSFDGLGQPRTAELSGGSWSTALVPLAVLLLATAVAALAVRGWPLRVLAVIAAITSAGMAYLAITLWVMRDVGVRASHLADVPVADLVGTQRHYWGAVITVVAAVVTLTCAALLLRSAGKEGSGAARYARRGGLSPDKAENAMSERQLWDELDEGRDPTNTDKGR, from the coding sequence ATGATCCGGATCGCGCAGCTCGGGCTGGTATTGGCCGCGGCGGCGTTGTGGGGCGCGTCGCGGATGACATGGGTCAATGTGACCTCGTTCGACGGGCTGGGGCAGCCCAGGACGGCGGAGTTGTCCGGCGGCTCGTGGTCGACGGCGCTCGTGCCGCTGGCCGTATTGCTGTTGGCCACCGCCGTGGCCGCGCTCGCCGTACGCGGCTGGCCTTTGCGGGTGCTTGCCGTCATCGCGGCGATCACCAGCGCGGGCATGGCCTATCTGGCGATCACCTTGTGGGTGATGCGCGATGTCGGGGTGCGGGCTTCACATCTGGCCGACGTGCCGGTGGCCGACCTGGTGGGGACGCAGCGGCACTATTGGGGCGCAGTGATCACGGTGGTAGCTGCGGTTGTCACGCTCACGTGCGCTGCGCTCTTGCTGCGATCGGCGGGCAAGGAGGGCTCGGGCGCCGCACGGTACGCGCGCCGAGGCGGTCTGTCGCCGGACAAGGCCGAAAATGCGATGTCGGAACGGCAGTTGTGGGACGAACTCGACGAGGGACGTGACCCGACCAATACGGACAAGGGGCGGTGA
- a CDS encoding anthranilate synthase component I — MQTTANLALTTSREDFRALAAEHRVVPVTRKVLADSETPLSAYRKLAANRPGTFLLESAENGRSWSRWSFIGAGAPSALTVRDGEAVWLGTTPKDAPKEGDPLQALRATLELLKTEPVPGLPPLSSGLVGFFAYDMVRRLEKLPTLAVDDLGLPDMLLLLATDVAAVDHHEGTITLIANAVNWNGTDERVDWAYDDAVARLDVMTAALGEHLPSTVATFSRPEPVHRSQRTVEEYTAIVEKLVGDIAAGEAFQVVPSQRFEMDTDTDPLDVYRMLRVTNPSPYMYLLNVPNHAGGLDFSIVGSSPEALVTVKNGRASTHPIAGTRWRGETEEEDQLLEKELLHDDKERAEHLMLVDLGRNDLGRVCRPGTVRVEDYSHIERYSHVMHIVSTVHGELAEDKTALDAVLACFPAGTLSGAPKVRAMELIEEVEKTRRGLYGGVLGYLDFAGNADFAIAIRTALMREGTAYVQAGGGVVADSNGPYEYTEAANKARAVLNAIAAAETLTEP, encoded by the coding sequence GTGCAAACGACCGCCAACCTCGCGCTCACCACGTCACGCGAGGACTTCCGGGCGCTGGCCGCCGAGCACCGCGTGGTGCCGGTGACCCGCAAGGTGCTCGCCGACAGTGAGACCCCGCTGTCGGCGTACCGCAAGCTGGCCGCCAACCGGCCCGGGACGTTCTTGCTGGAGTCGGCCGAAAACGGCCGCTCGTGGTCGCGATGGTCGTTCATCGGTGCAGGAGCCCCGTCGGCGCTGACGGTTCGCGACGGTGAGGCGGTGTGGCTCGGAACAACCCCGAAGGACGCGCCCAAAGAAGGCGATCCGCTGCAGGCGCTGCGCGCGACGCTGGAGCTCCTGAAGACCGAACCGGTACCGGGTCTCCCGCCGCTGTCCTCGGGTCTCGTCGGGTTTTTTGCCTACGACATGGTGAGACGCCTGGAGAAGCTGCCGACGCTGGCGGTGGACGATCTGGGACTGCCCGACATGCTGCTGCTGCTGGCGACGGATGTCGCTGCAGTCGACCACCACGAGGGCACCATCACGCTGATTGCCAACGCGGTGAACTGGAATGGCACCGACGAGCGGGTCGACTGGGCTTATGACGACGCCGTCGCGCGGCTGGATGTGATGACCGCGGCCCTCGGTGAGCACCTACCGTCGACGGTGGCGACCTTCAGCAGGCCAGAGCCGGTGCACCGTTCACAGCGCACCGTCGAGGAATACACAGCGATCGTCGAGAAGCTCGTCGGCGACATCGCGGCGGGTGAGGCATTCCAGGTGGTGCCCTCGCAGCGATTCGAGATGGACACCGACACCGACCCGCTCGACGTGTACCGAATGTTGCGGGTGACGAACCCCAGCCCGTACATGTACCTGCTCAACGTCCCGAATCATGCTGGCGGACTTGACTTCTCGATTGTCGGTTCGAGTCCTGAAGCATTGGTGACCGTCAAGAATGGGAGGGCGTCGACCCACCCGATCGCCGGCACGCGGTGGCGTGGTGAGACCGAGGAAGAGGACCAGCTGCTCGAGAAGGAGCTGCTGCACGACGACAAGGAGCGTGCCGAGCACCTGATGCTGGTCGATCTGGGCCGTAACGACCTTGGCCGCGTCTGCCGGCCGGGCACGGTGCGCGTCGAGGACTACAGCCACATCGAGCGCTACAGCCATGTCATGCACATCGTGTCGACGGTGCACGGGGAACTGGCGGAGGACAAGACCGCACTCGATGCGGTGCTGGCCTGTTTTCCGGCCGGAACGTTGTCCGGTGCGCCGAAAGTGCGCGCGATGGAGCTGATCGAGGAGGTCGAGAAGACCCGTCGTGGACTCTATGGCGGTGTGCTGGGCTATCTGGACTTCGCGGGCAATGCCGATTTCGCCATCGCGATTCGCACCGCGCTCATGCGGGAGGGCACCGCGTATGTGCAGGCCGGCGGGGGAGTCGTGGCCGATTCGAACGGGCCCTATGAGTACACGGAGGCGGCCAACAAGGCGCGGGCGGTGCTGAACGCGATCGCCGCTGCGGAAACCCTGACCGAGCCATGA
- a CDS encoding phytanoyl-CoA dioxygenase family protein, whose amino-acid sequence MLDLDAFMSAGYVKIETAAPRSVADEARALLWRRLGLSPDDPDGWSAPVRWTSDITGQGPFGDLIRSPDLATALDAVCGRAGWVPRGSLGNIPVRFPVSPPDDDRGWHVDANTPLPDGTWTVSGRPHTVLLLTLLSEVSVTDAPTRIRVGSHHDVARVLGPDHLELAEMGRLVDEASAGRAVVHATGEPGDMYLVHPFTVHAADEHRGSTPRFMAQAPVMLTSPLTPTSSSPLARVWENR is encoded by the coding sequence ATGCTGGATCTCGACGCCTTCATGTCCGCGGGATACGTCAAGATCGAGACCGCGGCTCCCCGCAGCGTCGCCGACGAGGCCCGGGCGCTGCTGTGGCGCCGGCTCGGTTTGTCCCCGGACGATCCCGACGGATGGTCCGCGCCGGTGCGGTGGACGTCCGACATCACGGGCCAGGGCCCGTTCGGCGATCTCATCCGAAGCCCTGATCTGGCAACGGCGCTCGATGCGGTGTGTGGCCGCGCCGGCTGGGTGCCGCGGGGCTCGCTCGGCAACATCCCGGTTCGCTTTCCGGTGTCCCCACCCGATGACGATCGCGGATGGCACGTCGACGCCAACACGCCGCTACCCGACGGGACGTGGACAGTGAGCGGGCGTCCGCATACGGTTCTCCTGCTGACGCTGCTCTCGGAGGTGTCTGTGACCGACGCACCGACGCGAATCCGCGTTGGGTCACACCACGACGTGGCGCGGGTCCTGGGGCCGGACCACCTAGAACTGGCCGAGATGGGTCGCCTGGTTGACGAGGCGAGCGCTGGACGAGCAGTGGTGCACGCCACCGGTGAGCCCGGCGACATGTACCTCGTTCACCCGTTCACGGTGCACGCCGCCGACGAACATCGCGGCAGCACGCCGCGGTTCATGGCGCAGGCGCCGGTCATGCTGACCAGTCCGCTGACGCCTACGTCGTCGTCACCGCTGGCGCGCGTCTGGGAGAATCGGTGA
- a CDS encoding peroxiredoxin, which produces MKRGDQVAEFELPDQTGTVRSLTELLAAGPIALFFYPAAMTPGCTKEACHFRDLASEFAAVGASRVGISTDAVEKQAQFADKQSFDYPLLSDVGGAVASQFGVKRGLLGKLSPVKRTTFVIDTDRTVLEVISSEVNMDTHADKALEVLRQRQSA; this is translated from the coding sequence ATGAAGCGTGGAGACCAGGTTGCAGAGTTTGAATTACCGGACCAGACGGGCACGGTGCGAAGCCTCACGGAGCTGCTCGCAGCAGGCCCGATCGCGTTGTTCTTCTACCCCGCCGCGATGACACCGGGGTGCACCAAAGAGGCGTGCCACTTCCGAGACCTTGCCTCGGAGTTCGCTGCGGTCGGGGCAAGCCGGGTCGGCATCAGCACCGATGCTGTCGAGAAGCAGGCGCAGTTCGCCGACAAGCAGAGCTTCGACTATCCGCTGCTGTCCGACGTCGGTGGCGCCGTAGCCTCCCAGTTCGGGGTGAAGCGCGGGCTGCTGGGCAAGTTGTCTCCGGTCAAGCGGACAACGTTCGTGATCGACACCGACCGTACGGTGCTCGAGGTGATCTCCAGCGAGGTCAACATGGACACCCACGCCGATAAGGCGCTGGAGGTGCTACGCCAGCGGCAGTCGGCGTGA
- a CDS encoding alpha/beta hydrolase, giving the protein MKRSATFLGLAIVAAVVRSHLKIRDAVAAVAPELRSPVLPLIAQSLTAGKLPAFRAIFKVRTKPGPGVTVTHRFAGEPPVRVMVFTPEHRAQSCPAVLWIHGGGYVVGNPEFEAAGTGRLVSDLGVVAVSPDYRLAPEHPFPAGFDDCMAALRWMLSNADELGIDPSRVAVMGASAGGGLAAAVAQRCHDEGIGLRAQVLVYPMLDDRCTLRSDHNGQGRFAWTPDSNLFGWSAYLGRVPRTSDAPEYASPARRVDVSGLAPAWVGVGTLDVFHDEDVDYAKRLKASGVPCELVTVDGMYHGADGIKPGAPSMRAFRNSMLDHLRKYLEV; this is encoded by the coding sequence GTGAAACGGAGCGCAACGTTTCTCGGATTGGCCATCGTTGCCGCAGTGGTTCGCAGCCACCTCAAGATCCGCGATGCCGTCGCCGCCGTCGCACCCGAATTGCGAAGCCCTGTCCTGCCCCTGATTGCGCAGTCGTTGACCGCGGGGAAGCTGCCGGCATTCCGAGCGATTTTCAAGGTACGCACCAAGCCTGGACCCGGTGTGACCGTCACGCACCGTTTCGCCGGCGAGCCGCCGGTACGGGTGATGGTGTTCACGCCCGAGCATCGCGCGCAGTCGTGTCCGGCGGTCCTGTGGATCCACGGCGGCGGATACGTCGTCGGCAACCCGGAGTTCGAGGCGGCAGGCACCGGCCGCCTGGTGAGCGACCTCGGTGTGGTCGCGGTTTCGCCCGACTATCGTCTGGCGCCCGAGCACCCGTTTCCCGCGGGATTCGACGACTGCATGGCGGCGTTGCGGTGGATGCTCTCGAATGCCGACGAATTGGGGATCGACCCCTCGCGGGTGGCGGTGATGGGCGCGAGTGCAGGCGGCGGTCTGGCGGCGGCGGTCGCCCAGCGTTGTCATGACGAGGGCATCGGACTGCGGGCACAGGTGTTGGTGTACCCGATGCTGGACGACAGATGCACGCTGCGCAGCGACCACAACGGACAGGGCCGTTTCGCGTGGACACCCGACTCAAACCTCTTCGGCTGGTCGGCATATCTGGGTCGGGTGCCGCGGACGTCGGATGCGCCTGAGTATGCCTCTCCGGCAAGAAGAGTCGACGTATCGGGGCTTGCACCCGCATGGGTCGGGGTGGGAACGCTCGATGTCTTTCACGATGAAGACGTCGACTATGCGAAGAGGCTGAAGGCATCCGGGGTGCCGTGCGAGTTGGTCACGGTCGACGGGATGTATCACGGTGCCGACGGGATCAAGCCCGGCGCCCCGTCGATGCGAGCGTTCCGCAACAGCATGCTTGACCATCTGCGCAAGTACCTAGAGGTCTAG
- the hisI gene encoding phosphoribosyl-AMP cyclohydrolase produces the protein MTALDPRVASRLKRDANGLLTAVVQERGTGRVLMVAWMDDDALARTLETREATYYSRSRGEQWIKGATSGHTQHVHSVRLDCDGDTVLLEVDQVGAACHTGDHSCFDADVLLTSEQ, from the coding sequence ATGACCGCACTGGACCCGAGGGTCGCCTCGCGGCTGAAGCGCGACGCAAACGGACTGCTCACCGCGGTTGTACAGGAGCGGGGCACCGGCCGGGTGCTGATGGTCGCATGGATGGACGACGACGCACTCGCGCGGACGCTGGAAACTCGTGAGGCGACGTACTATTCGCGCTCGCGTGGTGAACAGTGGATCAAGGGTGCCACCTCGGGCCACACCCAGCACGTGCATTCGGTGCGATTGGACTGCGACGGGGACACCGTGCTGCTGGAGGTCGACCAAGTCGGGGCGGCATGCCACACCGGCGATCACAGCTGTTTCGATGCGGATGTTCTGCTGACATCGGAGCAGTGA
- the hisF gene encoding imidazole glycerol phosphate synthase subunit HisF, translated as MDLAVRIIPCLDVDDGRVVKGVNFENLRDAGDPVELAAAYDAEGADELTFLDVTASSAGRATMLEVVKRTAEQVFIPLTVGGGVRSVADVDVLLRAGADKVAVNTAAIARPELLAELSRQFGSQCIVLSVDARTVPPDQERTPSGWEVTTHGGRRGTGIDAIEWATRGAELGVGEILLNSMDFDGTKAGFDLPMIHAVRGAVNVPVIASGGAGAPEHFAPAVVAGADAVLAASVFHFRELTINQVKAAMAAEGIVVR; from the coding sequence ATGGACCTCGCGGTGCGCATCATCCCGTGCCTGGACGTCGATGACGGCCGGGTGGTGAAAGGCGTGAACTTCGAGAACCTGCGCGACGCCGGTGATCCGGTCGAACTCGCTGCCGCATACGACGCAGAAGGCGCCGACGAGCTCACCTTTCTGGACGTCACCGCCTCCTCGGCGGGCCGGGCCACCATGCTCGAGGTCGTCAAACGCACCGCCGAGCAGGTCTTCATTCCGCTGACGGTCGGGGGCGGCGTGCGCTCAGTGGCCGACGTCGACGTGTTGCTGCGCGCAGGCGCGGACAAGGTCGCGGTCAACACTGCCGCCATCGCCAGGCCGGAACTGCTGGCCGAGTTGTCGCGTCAGTTCGGATCGCAGTGCATCGTCTTGTCCGTCGATGCGCGCACAGTGCCGCCGGATCAGGAGCGCACGCCGTCGGGCTGGGAGGTCACCACGCACGGCGGACGACGGGGCACTGGTATCGACGCCATCGAATGGGCAACGCGCGGAGCCGAACTCGGCGTCGGCGAAATTCTGCTGAACTCGATGGACTTCGACGGCACCAAGGCGGGATTCGACCTGCCGATGATCCACGCGGTGCGCGGGGCGGTCAACGTCCCGGTGATCGCCAGTGGTGGAGCAGGCGCACCGGAACATTTCGCACCGGCAGTTGTTGCAGGTGCTGATGCCGTACTCGCCGCGAGCGTGTTTCACTTCCGCGAGCTCACCATCAACCAGGTCAAGGCGGCGATGGCGGCGGAAGGGATTGTCGTGAGATGA